GGGGCGCGGGTGAGCGGGTATTTTGCCGGATCGAACTATGAGAAATTTGCCACAGGTCACGAGAAAGTGCTGATGCCCGGGGCGGCAGACGATTGGTTGTACGATCACTTCGGCATCCTCGGCTTCACCGTGGAAATCTGGGACTTGTGCCGGCGGGCCGGCGCTCGGGGATATGGTGAATTTGGCGTGCGTCACTTGATGAGACTGAGTCCGGAGGAGCGCACGGAAGATGAGCGCAAACTCTATGCGTGGGCGACGCGCGAGGGGGGGCCTGACGCGGTCTTTCCGTGGACCCCGTTTGAGCACCCCGATTTCGGATTTGTGGAGATAGGCGGGCTGAATCCGAAATTCCTCGTGCAAAACCCGCCGCTGCACTTGTTGGAAGAGGAGTGCGCGAACGTCAGCGCATTTTTGACTGGGCTTGGGCTCTCGACGCCCCAGTTAATCATCCCTTCCATCCGCGTAGTGCAAACGGCGCCAGGGGTCTTTCGGGTGGTCGCTGAGGTTTCCAATGCGGGGTTCTTGCCGACGTCGAGCACGGACAAGGGGCGCGAGTTGTCGCTTTGTGGTGTGTGTGCCGCGATCGAAGGAGATGTCGAAGTGATTGCAGGTGAGTCGCCGACGACGATTGGGCAGCTCGATGGCTACGGCAGTTCGAGTATGTGGATCCCGCCGGGCGAGCAGCGCGGCTATGTCGAATGGGTGGTGCGTGGCGAACCTGGCACCCGCGTCGACGTCGTCTTTGAAGGTGCGCGTGCAGGCCGCGTCGCCCAAACGATTGTGCTTGACGCCACGATGGACGCGCAAGACGCCTGAAGTCGGGACCTGGAAAGCTTTACGCGCTAGGATGGACACACCGAAACTTTGTGCTCGTGGTACACTGATGTGGTGAACATTAACGATACAGGAGTGGCACGAGTGTCGACAGAATCGACGAAGGCGCAGGGAGCACCTGCAGAACGCCGCACATTTGCAATTATTTCGCACCCGGACGCGGGGAAGACGACGCTGACCGAGAAGTTGTTATTATTTGGTGGCGCGATTCGCGAAGCCGGTGCGGTAAAAGGGAAAAAGGCGAGGCGGCACGCGACCTCCGACTGGATGGAAATTGAGAAGCAGAGAGGGATTTCCGTCACGTCGACCGTGTTGCAGTTTTCCTACCGCAATCGCCGCATCAACATCCTCGATACGCCAGGGCACGAGGATTTCAGTGAAGATACGTACCGGACGCTGACTGCAGCGGACAGTGCCATGATGCTTATCGACGCTGCGAAAGGCGTCGAGCCGCAGACTATCAAACTGTTTGAGGTCTGTCGCATGCGCGGGATTCCGATTTTTACATTTATCAATAAGCTGGACCGTCAGGGGAAAGATCCGCTTGCGCTCCTCGAAGAATTGGAGGAGGTTCTTGGCATCCGCTCATGCCCAATGAATTGGCCGATTGGCATGGGGCAGGAGTTCCAGGGCATTTACAACCGTCCGGATAATCGCTTTGAACGCTTTACGGACAGGGGCACCGAAACAGAGCAGATTCAGGTGGACGACATCGAAGATGAAGCGTTGCGCGAGGCGTTGGGCCCCGCCTTGCACGAGCAACTCAAAGAAGAAGTGATGTTGCTCGACATCGCGGGAGACCCGTTTGACGCGGAACTTGTGCAGCGCGGTAAGCTGACGCCGGTGTTCTTTGGCAGCGCCATCGCCAATTTTGGCGTCGAGACGTTTCTCAATCAGTTTATCGATCTCGCCCCACCCCCAGGCCCACGCCCCACGGACGATGGCCGGGTGGTCACGACGGATGCGCCGTTCTCTGGCTTTGTCTTCAAAATCCAGGCGAACATGAATCCTGCACACCGCGACAGAGTCGCTTTTATTCGGGTGTGCTCTGGCCGGTTTGAGCGCGGGATGACGGTCAATCACGTGCGGACCGGGAAGAAAGTAAACCTCGCGCAGCCGCAACAGTTCTTCGGCCAGGGCCGCGAGATTATCGATGAGGCGTATCCTGGAGACATTCTCGGCATTTTTGACCCGGGGCTGTTCCGCATTGGGGACACCTTGTGCGAGGCAGACAAGTTCCAGTTTGAGAAGCTTCCACAGTTCTCGCCTGAGCACTTTGCTCGGGTTTACGTGAAGAACACGCTGAAGTACAAGCAATTTCACAAAGGGATGGAACAACTGTCTGAAGAGGGTGCAATTCAGGTTTTCCGGCAGGCGAATCGCACCGAGGACATGGTGCTGGGCGCGGTCGGGCAACTGCAGTTTGAGGTGTTCCAACACCGGATGAAGGCGGAGTACGGCGCCGAAGTCGAACTGCACAACCTGCCCTATTCGTTCGCGCGCTGGTTGGTGTCGCCAGTTCCAATTGAACAATTAAACTACGACCGTCAGGCCATTATCGTCGTCAAAGATCACGATGACCGGTTTGTGATGCTGTTCCCGAACGAGTTTACAATTCGTCTCGTGCTCGATAAGAATCCGGGTGTCGAATTGCACCCCACCTCTTACGGCGTCTCGTAAGGTCAAAAGGACACGTGGGTCAGGGCGTACTTGGAGGAGGTCCAATTCGGTCTCATGAATACAGCAAAAGTCGCACACACGTTTAGCAATTTGGTGCGAGAGATCCGCAAAAAGCACGTCGGTAAAGGGCCGGAGCAA
Above is a genomic segment from Alicyclobacillus acidoterrestris containing:
- a CDS encoding peptide chain release factor 3, which gives rise to MSTESTKAQGAPAERRTFAIISHPDAGKTTLTEKLLLFGGAIREAGAVKGKKARRHATSDWMEIEKQRGISVTSTVLQFSYRNRRINILDTPGHEDFSEDTYRTLTAADSAMMLIDAAKGVEPQTIKLFEVCRMRGIPIFTFINKLDRQGKDPLALLEELEEVLGIRSCPMNWPIGMGQEFQGIYNRPDNRFERFTDRGTETEQIQVDDIEDEALREALGPALHEQLKEEVMLLDIAGDPFDAELVQRGKLTPVFFGSAIANFGVETFLNQFIDLAPPPGPRPTDDGRVVTTDAPFSGFVFKIQANMNPAHRDRVAFIRVCSGRFERGMTVNHVRTGKKVNLAQPQQFFGQGREIIDEAYPGDILGIFDPGLFRIGDTLCEADKFQFEKLPQFSPEHFARVYVKNTLKYKQFHKGMEQLSEEGAIQVFRQANRTEDMVLGAVGQLQFEVFQHRMKAEYGAEVELHNLPYSFARWLVSPVPIEQLNYDRQAIIVVKDHDDRFVMLFPNEFTIRLVLDKNPGVELHPTSYGVS